In Chryseobacterium sp., a single window of DNA contains:
- a CDS encoding patatin-like phospholipase family protein — protein MKKITILSLDGGGIRGIISCIVLRYIEEQLQKHDLAGAKLGDYFDLVAGSSTGGLIASIILFPDENGKAKYSIQKGLELYSEKGGSIFQVLFWEKLINPFGLFNERISVEHLERNLDEFFGKLELKEFIKPCLITSYDIENRRAKLFNTVEAQKQSGDNFLVKDVCRATSAAPTYFTPARIKSLYGQYFSLIDGGVFANNPALCAYAEARKMPFADILGNNQKPNFPAANDMMILSLGTGAESKSYSYNKLAGAGKLAWINPIIDILLSANAETVDYQLSQMFGTLGLRNQKNYYRLNPSLKYASSAMDNVKKSNIEALIQAGLSYINENRSLLNQIVHKLIRNRA, from the coding sequence ATGAAGAAAATCACCATACTTTCATTAGACGGCGGCGGCATCCGCGGAATCATTTCATGCATCGTCCTGCGGTACATTGAAGAACAACTCCAAAAACATGACCTTGCCGGTGCAAAGCTGGGCGACTACTTTGATTTGGTAGCGGGCAGCAGTACCGGGGGTTTAATTGCATCTATAATCCTGTTTCCGGATGAAAACGGAAAAGCAAAATATTCCATCCAAAAAGGACTGGAGCTCTATTCAGAAAAGGGTGGCAGTATTTTTCAGGTTTTGTTTTGGGAGAAGTTGATTAATCCGTTTGGTCTGTTCAATGAGAGAATATCGGTTGAACATCTGGAACGTAATCTTGATGAATTTTTTGGGAAACTGGAATTGAAGGAGTTCATCAAACCATGCCTCATTACCAGCTATGATATTGAAAACAGAAGAGCGAAACTGTTTAATACAGTAGAAGCACAAAAACAGTCCGGTGATAATTTTCTGGTGAAAGACGTATGCAGGGCTACGTCTGCAGCGCCCACTTACTTTACACCAGCCAGGATTAAGTCGCTGTATGGCCAGTACTTTAGCCTGATTGACGGAGGAGTGTTTGCTAATAATCCTGCGCTGTGTGCATATGCAGAGGCGCGTAAAATGCCGTTTGCAGATATACTCGGGAATAATCAGAAACCAAATTTTCCCGCAGCTAATGACATGATGATACTTTCCCTGGGAACAGGGGCCGAGTCAAAATCATATTCTTATAACAAACTGGCGGGCGCCGGAAAACTTGCCTGGATCAATCCTATAATAGATATTTTACTGTCCGCAAACGCGGAGACGGTGGATTACCAGTTAAGCCAGATGTTCGGAACATTAGGATTGCGCAATCAGAAGAACTACTACCGTCTCAATCCCTCCCTAAAATATGCATCATCAGCAATGGATAATGTTAAGAAGAGCAACATAGAAGCGCTCATACAGGCAGGGCTGTCCTATATAAACGAAAACAGGAGCCTCCTTAACCAGATTGTGCACAAGTTGATCAGGAACCGTGCGTAG
- a CDS encoding M15 family metallopeptidase has translation MDNVTEKRIEKLHPLVRDEVRQIINECDTALTGKAKIRITQGLRTLSEQADLYSLGRTKPGKKVTNAKPGQSIHNYGFAVDICLIIDGKVASWDTARDWDNDRVADWYECVKIFAKYGWNWGGNWKTFRDLPHFEKRTIPFKKSPVLAQWQILAKLEKDRHGYVTV, from the coding sequence ATGGATAACGTAACGGAAAAGAGAATTGAAAAACTTCATCCTTTGGTAAGAGACGAAGTAAGGCAAATTATTAACGAATGTGATACAGCATTAACCGGAAAGGCAAAAATAAGGATCACACAGGGATTAAGAACGCTTTCGGAACAGGCCGACTTGTATTCTTTAGGAAGAACAAAGCCCGGTAAAAAAGTAACCAATGCAAAACCCGGACAAAGCATTCACAACTACGGATTCGCTGTGGACATTTGCCTGATAATCGATGGTAAGGTCGCCAGTTGGGACACTGCGAGAGACTGGGATAATGACCGCGTTGCGGACTGGTACGAATGTGTGAAAATTTTTGCAAAGTACGGCTGGAATTGGGGAGGTAACTGGAAGACATTCAGGGACCTACCGCATTTTGAAAAGCGGACAATACCTTTTAAAAAGTCACCCGTGCTAGCACAATGGCAGATTCTGGCAAAACTGGAGAAAGACAGACATGGTTATGTAACGGTGTAA